A window of Streptomyces sp. NBC_01689 genomic DNA:
CAGGAAGACCATGGTCCATCCCGAACTCGGGGAACTCCGCATCAACTGCGACGTGCTCACCCTCCCCGAGGACGACCAGCAAGTGCTTTTCATGACTGCCGATCCCCACACACCGACCGCTCACGCCTTGCACCGCCTGTCCGAGGGATGAACCCTGCGGCTGCGGCTCACCAGGCAGCCCCGGGTCCGACTTAGACCGTGTCCTATGTGGTGAGGCGGATGAGTCGTTTGTAGCAGCAGAGGGCGGCAGCAAGGCCGAGGAAGGCCAGGTAGTTGCGGGGGTGGCGTTCGTAACGGTGGTTGAGTCTGCGGTAGCCGGTGAGCCAGGACATGGTCCGCTCGATGACCCATCGTCGGCGCCCCAGCCGTTCACCGGACTCGATCCCTTTGCGGGCGATACGGACACCGATGTGCTTGCCCCACAGCCATTTTCGCAGGTGAGGGATGTCGTAGGCCTTGTCTGCGTGGAGACGTCGGGTTTTGAAGTACCGGCCGCGCTGGGGGTCGTGTCTCGTTTGGTGACCCATGGTCATGGGCTTCAGGGCGAGGCTGTCGTGGGTGTTGGCCGCGGAGACGCCGACGACGGTGGGCAGTCCGTTCGCGTCCGACAGAACGTGCATCTTGGAACCCGGCTTGCCCCGGTCCACGGGACTCGGACCTGTGAGTTCGCCCCCTTTTTCGCCCGCACATGAGCTGAGTCGAGGACGACTCGGGAGAGGTCGAGCAAGCCGGCATCGTCCAAGCGGTGCAGGATCTCCTCGTGCAACCGGCCCCACACACCCGCCCGCGACCAGATCAGGAACCGGCGATGCGCGGTCGACTTCGATATCCCGAAGCACGGCGGCAGAGCCCGCCAGGCACATCCACTGACCAGCACATAGATGATCGCCGCGAACAGCGTCTCATCAGGCGTGTCCTGCGTCCCGCCACCCTGCCGCCGCACCTTCGACGGCGGGATCAACGGCTCCGCGATCTCCCACAGCCCGTCCGGAACGATCCAACTCCACGTACCCCGCCCCATAACCAAGCCCAACGACCCAACCCCACATAGGACACGGTCTTAGCCGGCACGGGTCGCCATCCTGCCCTGGGCTGTTTCCAGGACGGAGAGCCAGGAGACCACGTTCGGCTTACGCCGAAGGAGAGCTCTGCGATCCCGCTCCGTCATCCCTCCCCACACCCCGAACTCGATCCGCTCATCAAGCGCTTCGGCGAGACATTCAGTGCGCACGGGACACCCTGCGCAGACCACCTTGGCCTGCCTTTGACGTGCACTGTCCGCGAACAGGTCGTCCGCGTCGGAACTGCCGCACGCGGCGTTCTCCCGCCACTCGGCCCTGGCACTCGTCATGGCTTCCCTCTCCCCCTGCGGGCGCTCCAACTATGAGGCGCCGGTGAGAAAGCGAACCTCACGCTTCCCCGGCCTGCCTAGATCTTCACGTCCCACGCTTTCCCCGAATCAGCAAGGTCACCGTCCGCACTGAACGCGAAACCCACCTGAACCCAGGAGCCTTGGCTGACCCCTGCAGTACCGATTTGCAGGGTGGTGAGTGCCCGGACCTGTTCGTTGTGCTGAGGCTCGACGGTCCATTGCACTCAGCGAGAAGAAGCGAGTCGCCCCTCTCCGTCCCTCGCTCCGGTGGATCTCAACGTACAGTCAGCTGGCTTGGCGGCCTGGCGGAAGCCGTCTCTGCACGTACGGCCGGGACCAGCGCGCGGGAGGAGCACCAGACGGTGGCGTACTTCTCTGTCCATCCGTGGAGTCGGCGGTTGGCGGCCGGATGAAGCCGGCGGCTGAGATCGGTGCCCGCGGGCAGGGCATCGGGCGTACGGTCGTTGGTGGATGACTGGCTGCGGACGCTGGGGGCTTCGTGGTGGGTGTGGAGTTGGCGGTCGGGTATCTGATCGCGTGGGCAGTGGGCAAGGCGCGGCGGGTGGCGGGCCGAGCGGACGCCGAGGTGGACACGCTGCTGGATGCCGGGATGGACCGCCTGCACGATGTCGTGGCGGCCCGGTTGGGCGGGAACCCGGTGCTGGAGCAGGCCGCGGTGGAGGCGGCCGCGGGTCCGGACGGGGTATCGGAGCCTACCTTGGCGCGGCTGCGGCTGGCTGTGGAGGAGGCTGCCGGGCAGGACGTCGTGTTCGCCCGGTCGGTGGAGCAGGCGGTGATGAAGGTGGGGCAGGCTGCGCAGACCGCGGGCGCCCGGGCGAGGGCGGTCTACGGGCCCGTGTTCCATGGTCCAGCAGCGCTCCAGGTCGGCGACCACAACACGCAGACCAACACGTTCGGGTCGTGACCCGTGGCTGGGGGCACCTTCCACGGCCCGACGGCGTTCCAGGTCGGCGATCACAACACGCAGCACAGCCACTTCCACACTGCGCCGCGGGCACCGGTGTCGCTGCCGCACCAGGTGGGAGTGGTCCCCTCGCGTGCGCAGTCCTTTCTGGAGCGGGCGGAGGCGGGGGCGCTGAGGGAGGCGTTCTCGAGCGGTGGCAGCGCGGTGTCGTGTCAGGTCCTGGCCGGGATGGGCGGGGCCGGTAAGACACAGCTCGCCGCAGACCACGCGCTCCGCGCGTGGAGTGAGGGTGGGCTGGAAGTGCTGATGTGGGTCACGGCGACTGCCCGTACCGCGATCGTGGATGCCTACGCGCATGCCGCGGCGGACCTGTGCGGTGCCGACCTCGGCGACCCGGAACAGGCCGCGGAGGCGTTCCTGGCGTGGCTGCAGGCGAAGAACCACAGGTGGCTGATCGTGCTGGACGACCTTACGGACCCCGCGGATCTCAGGGGACTGTGGCCGCCGGACAGACCCGAGGGCCGCACGCTGGTGACGACCCGGCGCCGTGATGCGGTGTTGACCGGCACCAGGCGGAAGCGGATCGACGTCGGGCTGTTCACGACGGGCGATGCCACCCGGTATCTGGCGGCCACACTGGCCGCGCACGGGCGCAGCGAGCCGGTCGATGAGTTGGTCGGGCTGGCCGAGGACCTCGGACACCTGCCGCTCGCTCTGTCCCAGGCAGCGGCCTACGTCACCGATCAGGCGCTGGATGTCGCTGCGTACCGAAGCCTGCTCTCCGACCGCGCGCTCGCGCCTTCCCTACCCGGGCCCGGGGCGCTCCCGGACGACCAACGCGGTCCGTTGACGGCCACCTGGACACTGTCGGTCGACCTCGCAGACCGACAGGACCCTGCAGGCGTTGCTCGGCCCCTGCTCGCCCTCGCATCCATGCTCGACGCCCACGGTATCCCCGAATCCGTCCTGACATCCCGGCCCGCCCGCGACTACCTCGCCGCCAACAGCACCCGCACGCCGCCGCGCCGGAAGTGGTGGCGGTGGGCCTCACCTCCGAGAGCGGTGACCGGGCAGGAGGTCCACCAGTCCGCACGACTCCTGCACCGCCTCAACCTGATCGACCACACTCCCCAGTCGCCTCACCAGTCCGTTCGCGTGCACGCCTTGGTCCAGCGAACGACCCGCGAATCTCTGGCCTCCTGCGACTACGAGGAGGGCGCCCACGCGGCCGCCGACGCCCTGCTCTGCGTCTGGCCCAAGGTCGAACGCGACACCGATCTCGCCCAGGCGTTGCGCGCCAACACCGCGGCCCTGGCCGCCCACGCCTCGTCCACCGGCTGCCTCGACCGGCCGCACACCCATCACGTTCTGTTCCGGGCCGGCAACAGCCTGGGCAACTTCGGCCAGGCGTCGGCGGCGGCCGACTACTTCCAGCGCCAGCGGGCCGCCAGCACGACGCATCTCGGAGCAGACCACCCCTACGTCCTCTCCCTCCGTCACGACGCTGTCTACTGGCGCGGGAAGGCAGGCGACGCGGCAAGTGCCACGCCAGCGTGCGCCGACCTGCTGGAGGATCGCTTGCGGGTCCTGGGTCCCAACCACCCCCACACCCTCGCTACCCGCGGCAGCCTCGCTCACTTGCGGGCGCAAGGAGGAGACGCGGCCGGAGCAGTGTCCGAGTTCGCGCGCCTGCTGGACCACATGGTGCGGGTGCTGGGCCCTGATCACCCGAACACTCTGGCCGTGCGAGGCAACCTCGCCGAAAACCGCGGAGCGGCCGGGGACGCACCCGGTGCCGCAGCCGCCTTCGCCCAGTTACTGAACGACACCATCCGAGTGCTGGGGTCCGACCACCCGAACACCCTCGCCACGCGCAGCAGCCTTGCCGGATGGCATGGCCGGGCGGGCGACGCGAACGGCGCCGCAGTGGCGTGCGCCGCGGTGCTGGACGACCATCTGCGGATCCTGGGGCCCGATCACCCTGACACTCTCGCCACTCGCAGCAACCTCGCGCACTGGCGCGGGGAAGCCGGGGCTGCGGCTGAAGCCGCATCCGCGTTCGCCGACCTCCTCGGCGATGTGACCCGAGTACTTGGACCCG
This region includes:
- a CDS encoding IS5 family transposase (programmed frameshift); its protein translation is MGRGTWSWIVPDGLWEIAEPLIPPSKVRRQGGGTQDTPDETLFAAIIYVLVSGCAWRALPPCFGISKSTAHRRFLIWSRAGVWGRLHEEILHRLDDAGLLDLSRVVLDSAHVRAKKGGELTGPSPVDRGKPGSKMHVLSDANGLPTVVGVSAANTHDSLALKPMTMGHQTRHDPQRGRYFKTRRLHADKAYDIPHLRKWLWGKHIGVRIARKGIESGERLGRRRWVIERTMSWLTGYRRLNHRYERHPRNYLAFLGLAAALCCYKRLIRLTT
- a CDS encoding WhiB family transcriptional regulator, with translation MTSARAEWRENAACGSSDADDLFADSARQRQAKVVCAGCPVRTECLAEALDERIEFGVWGGMTERDRRALLRRKPNVVSWLSVLETAQGRMATRAG
- the fxsT gene encoding FxSxx-COOH system tetratricopeptide repeat protein, which produces MAGGTFHGPTAFQVGDHNTQHSHFHTAPRAPVSLPHQVGVVPSRAQSFLERAEAGALREAFSSGGSAVSCQVLAGMGGAGKTQLAADHALRAWSEGGLEVLMWVTATARTAIVDAYAHAAADLCGADLGDPEQAAEAFLAWLQAKNHRWLIVLDDLTDPADLRGLWPPDRPEGRTLVTTRRRDAVLTGTRRKRIDVGLFTTGDATRYLAATLAAHGRSEPVDELVGLAEDLGHLPLALSQAAAYVTDQALDVAAYRSLLSDRALAPSLPGPGALPDDQRGPLTATWTLSVDLADRQDPAGVARPLLALASMLDAHGIPESVLTSRPARDYLAANSTRTPPRRKWWRWASPPRAVTGQEVHQSARLLHRLNLIDHTPQSPHQSVRVHALVQRTTRESLASCDYEEGAHAAADALLCVWPKVERDTDLAQALRANTAALAAHASSTGCLDRPHTHHVLFRAGNSLGNFGQASAAADYFQRQRAASTTHLGADHPYVLSLRHDAVYWRGKAGDAASATPACADLLEDRLRVLGPNHPHTLATRGSLAHLRAQGGDAAGAVSEFARLLDHMVRVLGPDHPNTLAVRGNLAENRGAAGDAPGAAAAFAQLLNDTIRVLGSDHPNTLATRSSLAGWHGRAGDANGAAVACAAVLDDHLRILGPDHPDTLATRSNLAHWRGEAGAAAEAASAFADLLGDVTRVLGPDHPQTLVARGNLARWRAQQGEAATFADVLDDMVRLLGPDHPHTLVVRDNLAQWQKQNSQGPGASA